The Argentina anserina chromosome 3, drPotAnse1.1, whole genome shotgun sequence genome includes a region encoding these proteins:
- the LOC126789427 gene encoding beta-glucosidase 12-like, with the protein MTMNLRLGVGTLLFGLLLVLSSAGISSQSIPRKASHHKRPHNDTSLCRSSFPAGFVFGTASAAYQFEGAAKDGGRGPCVWDAFAHKHPEKIKDHSSGDVATDQYHRYKEDVKMLKEMGWDAYRFSISWSRLLPNGKLSGGVNQEGIKYYKDLLDELLANGLRPFVTLFHWDTPQALEEEFGGFLSPQIVNHFQDFAELCFKEYGDKVKHWTTLNEPHTYSVNGYATGGMAPGRCSAWKNPNCTGGDSGTEPYMVAHHLLLAHAAAVKVYRDQFQAKQNGLIGITVNTGMFVPYSDSKPDQEAAQRAMDFNLGWYMDPVTHGDYPQIMRTLVGNRLPKFTKEQSLMLKGSFDFIGMNYYSGGYAADLHNKPDPKQPSYTSDSLVNTTSERNGVPIGPVAASSWLLVFPQGFLDLMLYTKKKYNNPTLYITENGVDEVNDPTWSLEKALDDGKRIEYYDQHLQKLQAAIKAGVNVKGYFAWSFLDNFEWADGYTVRFGLVYVDFKNGLKRHPKKSADWFKNFLKSKRGK; encoded by the exons ATGACTATGAATCTCCGGTTAGGCGTAGGTACCCTTCTCTTTGGCCTCCTACTTGTTCTTAGCAGTGCAGGCATAAGTAGTCAGAGTATCCCCCGTAAAGCTTCCCACCACAAAAGGCCACATAACGATACTTCCTTATGCCGCAGCAGTTTTCCGGCAGGTTTCGTATTCGGGACAGCTTCCGCGGCTTACCAG tttgaaGGAGCTGCAAAAGACGGTGGTAGAGGACCATGTGTATGGGACGCCTTTGCTCACAAGCATCCAG AGAAGATAAAGGACCACAGCAGTGGAGATGTAGCTACTGATCAATATCATCGGTACAAG gaagatgtgaaaatgCTGAAGGAAATGGGTTGGGATGCTTACAGATTCTCAATCTCATGGTCTAGATTGTTACCAA ATGGAAAGCTAAGTGGGGGTGTGAACCAGGAAGGAATCAAGTATTACAAGGATCTCCTTGATGAGCTCCTAGCCAATG GCCTAAGGCCCTTTGTCACACTATTTCATTGGGATACGCCTCAAGCTTTAGAAGAAGAATTCGGTGGTTTCCTAAGCCCTCAAATTGT AAATCACTTCCAAGACTTTGCAGAGCTCTGCTTTAAAGAATATGGTGATAAAGTCAAGCACTGGACTACACTAAATGAGCCGCATACCTACAGCGTCAATGGTTATGCAACCGGAGGAATGGCACCAGGCAGATGTTCCGCTTGGAAAAATCCTAATTGCACCGGTGGCGATTCAGGGACAGAGCCATATATGGTGGCACATCACCTACTTCTAGCTCATGCCGCTGCTGTGAAGGTGTACAGAGATCAATTTCAG GCAAAACAGAACGGTTTGATTGGGATAACGGTTAACACAGGAATGTTTGTGCCATATTCCGACTCAAAGCCTGACCAAGAGGCTGCACAACGAGCAATGGATTTCAACTTGGGATG GTATATGGATCCCGTAACGCATGGTGATTATCCGCAAATCATGCGAACGCTTGTTGGAAATCGATTACCCAAGTTCACTAAAGAGCAGTCACTTATGCTTAAAGGATCGTTTGATTTCATCGGAATGAACTACTACTCCGGTGGTTATGCAGCGGATTTACATAATAAACCTGATCCTAAGCAACCAAGCTACACCTCGGACTCCCTCGTTAATACTACAT CCGAACGGAATGGTGTCCCTATTGGTCCAGTG GCTGCTTCATCGTGGCTCCTTGTCTTTCCTCAAGGATTCCTTGATCTAATGCTCTACACAAAGAAAAAGTACAATAACCCAACTCTGTATATTACTGAAAACG GAGTGGATGAGGTGAATGATCCGACATGGTCGCTTGAGAAAGCTCTTGACGATGGTAAACGAATCGAATATTACGACCAACATCTTCAGAAACTTCAGGCAGCAATTAA GGCTGGTGTTAACGTGAAGGGATACTTTGCGTGGTCATTC
- the LOC126787555 gene encoding beta-glucosidase 12-like: MALQRTLLFVILLLFSLAVATSTIGISPSQHDVTSINRSTFPACFIFGTASSAYQYEGAEKEDGRGPSIWDTYTHIYPDKIKDGSTGDVAIDAYHRYKEDVGIMKDMGFDAYRFSISWSRLLPNGTLSGGVNKEGITYYNNLINELLANGLKPFVTLFHWDLPQALEDAYGGFLSPQIVNHFQDYAELCFKEFGDRVKDWITLNEPWSYSRGGYVIGTFAPCRCSDWQNLNCTGGNSGTEPYLASHYQLLAHAAAVKSYKEKYQADQKGVIGITIVSHWFVPFSEAKHHKEAAQRALDFMFGWYMDPLTNGKYPHSMRSLVGDRLPKFTKDQSEMLKGSFDFLGLNYYTANYAEDAPNLKNAENSSYITDALATLSTERNGIPIGQQAASDWLYVYPEGIRDLLLYTKEKYNNPLIYITENGRDEQNDPKLSLEEALADTHRIDFYRKHLYYLLEAMKDGVNVKGYFAWSLFDNFEWNMGYSVRFGINYVDYNDELKRYPKLSAHWFKSFLISEDILNPSHHAQ, encoded by the exons ATGGCACTTCAACGCACTCTCCTCTTTGTAATTCTACTTCTCTTTAGCTTAGCAGTGGCAACTAGTACCATAGGTATCTCCCCAAGCCAACACGATGTTACTTCCATCAACCGGAGCACCTTTCCGGCATGTTTTATATTCGGGACAGCTTCTTCGGCTTACCAG TACGAAGGTGCTGAAAAAGAAGATGGCAGAGGACCAAGCATATGGGacacatacacacacatatatccAG ATAAGATAAAGGACGGCAGCACCGGAGACGTAGCTATTGATGCATATCACCGCTACAAG GAGGATGTTGGCATCATGAAAGATATGGGTTTTGATGCTTACAGATTCTCCATCTCGTGGTCTAGATTATTACCAA ATGGAACGCTAAGTGGGGGTGTGAATAAGGAAGGAATCACTTATTATAACAACCTCATCAACGAGCTTCTAGCCAATG GTCTAAAACCCTTTGTCACTCTCTTCCATTGGGATCTTCCCCAAGCTTTAGAAGATGCATACGGTGGCTTCTTAAGCCCTCAAATTGT AAACCATTTCCAAGATTACGCAGAGCTTTGCTTCAAGGAATTTGGTGATAGAGTTAAGGACTGGATCACATTAAACGAGCCATGGAGCTACTCCCGTGGTGGCTATGTAATTGGGACGTTTGCACCATGCCGATGTTCTGATTGGCAAAACCTAAATTGCACCGGTGGAAATTCAGGAACAGAGCCATATCTGGCCTCACACTACCAGCTTCTAGCTCACGCAGCCGCCGTAAAATCATACAAAGAGAAGTATCAG GCTGATCAGAAGGGTGTGATAGGGATAACAATAGTGTCTCACTGGTTCGTGCCCTTTTCTGAGGCCAAGCACCATAAAGAAGCTGCTCAACGAGCATTGGATTTTATGTTTGGATG GTATATGGATCCTTTAACAAACGGCAAATATCCACACAGCATGAGATCTCTTGTCGGAGATCGATTACCCAAGTTCACTAAAGATCAATCCGAGATGTTAAAAGGCTCATTTGATTTTCTGGGATTGAATTACTACACTGCTAACTATGCTGAAGATGCACCTAATCTCAAGAATGCTGAAAATTCTAGCTATATTACAGATGCTCTCGCTACTCTTTCCA CTGAGCGAAATGGTATTCCTATTGGCCAACAG GCTGCTTCAGATTGGCTCTATGTTTATCCAGAAGGAATTCGAGATCTTTTGCTTTACACCAAAGAGAAGTACAATAATCCACTTATTTACATCACTGAAAATG GAAGGGATGAGCAAAATGATCCCAAATTGTCACTCGAGGAAGCCCTAGCCGATACTCACCGAATTGACTTTTACCGTAAACATCTCTATTATCTTCTTGAAGCGATGAA GGATGGCGTTAATGTGAAGGGATACTTTGCATGGTCTTTGTTTGACAACTTCGAATGGAATATGGGTTACAGTGTTAGGTTTGGCATCAACTATGTGGATTACAATGATGAGCTCAAAAGATACCCTAAACTCTCGGCCCACTGGTTCAAGAGTTTTCTAATTTCCGAAGACATTTTGAATCCGTCACACCATGCCCAATAA